Proteins encoded together in one Deinococcus irradiatisoli window:
- a CDS encoding ABC transporter ATP-binding protein encodes MLPPRTARAADRPPESAARRDPANLLRLLRYVRPYAGWLALGIVTTLFSAGLSLVFPKLFGNLIDASFLKRGAGAADTAPLDRIVVLLLGVFAVVAVFTALQSLLIARVGVRVVADLRRAVFSHVLGLSPRFFAVRRTGELTSRLTSDVATVQTVVSSALAQLLSQLVTLVGGVSLMVLTSLRLSLFTLAVIPLIIGTAILIGRQIRKAARDVQDKVAAANASAEEAISGVRVVQSFTAEDLERRRYGEGVEDSFQAALRRIRLSALLAGIMTFLAFSSLAGVLWYGGRQVLAGTLTPGNLVSFLFYALQVGINVGGLTGIFSQVQEALGASSRLFELLDTRSDLPEAAAPTRLGRLSGRVTFEAVSFRYGEEAEGAVLSQLDLDVLPGQTVALVGPSGAGKSTLVSLLPRFYDVSGGALKVDGVDVREAGLQELRAQVGLVPQETLLFSGSVSENILYGRPEARPEEVVAAARAANAEEFIARLPQGYDTAVGERGVKLSGGQRQRIAIARAILKNPRLLILDEATSALDNESEALVQDALEKLMVGRTTFVIAHRLSTIRSADLIVVMDAGRIVQRGTHAQLIAEGGLYKDLYDLQFRAERAPAPPISVPEA; translated from the coding sequence ATGCTTCCGCCCCGCACAGCCCGCGCTGCCGACCGCCCCCCCGAAAGCGCGGCGAGGCGCGACCCGGCCAACCTGCTGCGGCTGCTGCGCTACGTGCGTCCCTACGCGGGCTGGCTGGCGCTGGGCATCGTCACCACGCTGTTCTCGGCCGGGCTGAGCCTGGTGTTTCCCAAGCTGTTCGGCAACCTGATCGACGCCTCGTTTCTCAAGCGCGGGGCGGGCGCGGCCGACACCGCGCCGCTCGACCGCATCGTGGTGCTGCTGCTGGGCGTCTTCGCGGTGGTGGCCGTCTTCACGGCGCTGCAATCGTTGCTGATCGCGCGGGTGGGGGTGCGGGTGGTGGCCGACCTGCGCCGGGCGGTGTTTTCGCATGTCCTGGGGCTCAGCCCGCGCTTCTTCGCCGTGCGGCGCACCGGTGAACTCACCAGCCGCCTCACCAGCGACGTCGCCACCGTGCAGACGGTGGTCAGCAGCGCCCTGGCGCAACTGCTCAGCCAGCTCGTGACCCTGGTGGGCGGCGTCAGCTTGATGGTGCTGACCAGTCTGCGCCTGAGCCTCTTTACCCTGGCGGTGATTCCGCTGATCATCGGCACGGCCATCCTGATTGGCCGCCAGATTCGCAAGGCCGCCCGCGACGTGCAGGACAAGGTGGCTGCCGCCAACGCCAGCGCCGAGGAGGCCATCAGCGGCGTGCGGGTGGTGCAGAGCTTCACCGCCGAGGACCTGGAGCGCAGGCGCTACGGCGAGGGCGTCGAGGACTCGTTTCAGGCGGCGCTGCGCCGCATTCGCCTGTCGGCTTTGCTGGCCGGCATCATGACCTTTCTGGCCTTCAGCAGCCTGGCCGGGGTGCTCTGGTACGGCGGGCGGCAGGTGCTGGCCGGCACCCTGACCCCCGGCAATCTGGTGAGCTTTCTGTTCTACGCCCTGCAGGTCGGCATCAACGTCGGCGGCCTGACCGGCATCTTCAGCCAGGTGCAAGAAGCCCTGGGCGCGTCCTCGCGCCTCTTCGAGCTGCTCGACACCCGCAGCGACCTGCCGGAGGCCGCCGCGCCCACCCGGTTGGGCCGGCTGTCGGGGCGCGTGACCTTCGAGGCGGTGTCGTTTCGCTACGGCGAGGAAGCCGAGGGAGCGGTGCTCTCGCAGCTCGACCTCGACGTGCTGCCGGGGCAGACGGTGGCGCTGGTGGGGCCGAGCGGCGCCGGGAAATCCACCCTGGTGAGCTTGCTGCCACGCTTTTACGATGTCAGCGGCGGCGCCCTCAAGGTCGACGGGGTGGACGTGCGGGAAGCCGGCCTGCAGGAACTGCGCGCCCAGGTGGGGCTGGTGCCGCAGGAAACCCTGCTGTTTTCCGGCAGCGTCAGCGAGAACATCCTCTATGGGCGCCCCGAGGCCCGGCCGGAAGAGGTCGTGGCGGCGGCGCGGGCCGCCAACGCCGAGGAATTCATCGCCCGACTGCCGCAGGGCTACGACACGGCGGTCGGCGAGCGCGGTGTGAAGCTCTCCGGCGGGCAGCGCCAGCGCATCGCCATCGCCCGGGCCATTCTCAAAAACCCGCGCCTCCTGATTCTCGACGAGGCCACCAGCGCCCTGGACAACGAATCCGAGGCGCTGGTACAAGACGCGCTGGAGAAGCTGATGGTGGGCCGCACGACCTTCGTGATCGCCCACCGCCTCAGCACCATCCGTAGCGCCGACCTGATCGTGGTGATGGACGCCGGGCGCATCGTGCAGCGCGGCACCCACGCGCAGCTGATCGCCGAGGGCGGACTGTACAAGGACCTCTACGATTTGCAGTTCCGGGCCGAGCGTGCCCCGGCGCCGCCCATCAGCGTGCCGGAGGCCTGA
- a CDS encoding GGDEF domain-containing protein, whose amino-acid sequence MLRAQSPASFVRIDRLKALRRHGFSVLVLVTLVAALLALLLQRGHIDPLDRAALPTIAVSMLVMEVCLRLHWLTLSQAANTTYFFCSAYLLALFHHQFSSFAPQYHMLSEGVLWFPALYMMAFVQWRARQAAQVVAGLLLTTLVIAAFHLIPLWQSGHLSERLLASTTQFFLSGTLISLIQYLVASARQHYDELRRLAFLDSLTGLPNRRAAQSILETLDASQQPYAVVIFDLDFFKQVNDRHGHAEGDRVLTQAAQLTGQHLAAPRLLARWGGEEFLMILPSTSAEEARQTAERARSNLAAYSFTTGQVTASFGAAMLGANDNHVQLLGRADHALRQAKASGRNRVLLAGDGPDWPAEPPSGRCAPALQSETQAN is encoded by the coding sequence ATGCTGCGTGCTCAAAGTCCGGCTTCCTTCGTACGAATCGACAGGCTCAAAGCGTTGCGGCGTCACGGGTTCAGCGTGCTGGTGCTGGTGACCCTGGTCGCCGCGCTGCTGGCCCTGCTGCTGCAGCGCGGCCACATCGACCCGCTCGATAGGGCGGCGCTGCCGACCATCGCCGTCAGCATGCTGGTCATGGAAGTCTGCCTGCGGCTGCACTGGCTGACACTGAGCCAGGCGGCCAACACCACCTACTTCTTTTGCAGCGCTTACCTGCTGGCCCTCTTTCACCACCAGTTTTCCTCGTTCGCGCCGCAGTACCACATGCTCAGCGAGGGGGTGCTGTGGTTTCCGGCGCTCTACATGATGGCCTTCGTGCAGTGGCGGGCCCGCCAGGCCGCCCAGGTGGTCGCGGGCCTGCTGCTCACCACCCTGGTGATCGCGGCGTTCCACCTGATTCCGCTGTGGCAGAGTGGGCACCTGAGTGAGCGGCTGCTGGCCTCCACCACCCAGTTTTTTCTTTCGGGCACTTTGATCTCGCTGATCCAGTACCTGGTGGCGAGCGCCCGGCAGCACTACGACGAACTGCGCCGCCTGGCCTTTCTCGACAGCCTCACCGGCCTGCCCAACCGCCGCGCCGCCCAGAGCATCCTGGAAACCCTCGACGCCAGCCAGCAGCCCTACGCCGTGGTGATTTTCGACCTCGATTTCTTCAAGCAGGTCAACGACCGCCACGGGCACGCCGAGGGCGACCGGGTGCTGACGCAGGCCGCCCAGCTCACCGGGCAGCACCTCGCGGCGCCCAGGCTGCTGGCGCGCTGGGGCGGCGAGGAATTTCTGATGATCCTGCCGAGTACCAGCGCCGAGGAAGCCCGGCAGACCGCCGAGCGCGCCCGCAGCAACCTGGCGGCCTACAGCTTCACCACCGGGCAGGTCACCGCCTCATTCGGCGCGGCCATGCTCGGTGCCAACGACAACCACGTTCAATTGCTGGGACGCGCCGACCACGCCCTGCGGCAGGCCAAGGCCAGCGGGCGCAACCGGGTGCTGCTGGCCGGCGACGGTCCGGACTGGCCGGCCGAGCCTCCCAGCGGCCGGTGCGCGCCGGCCCTTCAGTCAGAGACGCAGGCCAACTGA